Part of the Vanessa atalanta chromosome 1, ilVanAtal1.2, whole genome shotgun sequence genome is shown below.
ttttatgttattgatttacaacaaatatttttctattattctatattattttgttaactggtaaatataatataatttaatattttcaatgacgTCATTTTCACAGGATGTTTGCGCATATCAAGCTGTCGGCATCCCAATAGTGAGAATATTCACTATCAACTACAAGGGTGAACTCAAGCACGAACTGACTCAGACATTCCAATCGACGTGAGTAACGGATCGGCTTACTGTGTTACACGTCCACAGCGTTCAGCGCCATCTGTATCATTGTCATTGTCAACTAACACCGTGTGTTTGTACATACTCTTGGCCAAAGGTGGAGGGGAGAGGATACTTGTACTGAATCGTTTTGTTATCAGCTTTTAAAACATCCATCAACAATACACTTTATGACAAGTCactattttttatcgatttatttCTAAGTAACATTATATTAGAATAGACAGGGTTAGTACTGTGCATTGTTGATTCCATTAAACGAATATCGTTCAGTAAATTAGCCTCTCGTGGAAATGCACTAAgtcttatgtttttttatttcagttaccaCGTGCAAAGTGACATGGTCGATGATTTCTTCCCGCCAATGAAACGTGATAAAATTATTAGCTAGCGCGATTTGTAGATCTTTAATGTAGTATTGAATTGAAAGGATTTATGAAGCGTACATCGTTTCCGGTAAGCCGTACGGCATGACATTGGGTTTGACGCGCTATCATCTCTCAGTTACATCTCTCTGCGATAACTTCACGCTCCCTATCAAAACTGACAAGTAACACAGTAATCATCGACATGTCATATTAAAAGCTTATTCTTTTTtctgtttttcttaaatttaatgatttcaaaCAGCTTATTCTAGGTGTGAGAGTAAATAACTTAAGTTTTCGTTTACGGTGCAACCGTGTCATATCTTAATACTATATTGTAATTTTGGTGTTGGTCACATTCGGgcttctaattattattaaattaatacgacTAACACGATTTGGAAATTGCCAtagaaatattctatattacaCGACTtaatagtaacaaaaatatagtaataaactattttaagaaaaaaaaaaatcccgatTTTACTTGCAACTGTCTAATAGAGCGAGATATTTCTttctatatttctaaaaatcttTTAACAATATTCGCGTGGTATAAATAGATACAGTAAAGACGCCGTTGCTATCGCAGGTACTCCCACATGTCGGTGCTGGTGGACCAGGTGTTCCCGCCGGCCCTGTGCGAGCCCAGCGACGAGTTCTCGCAGAGCGTGTACTGGCGCGAGCCGCTGCCGACGCTGGCGctgccgcccgccgcgccgccgcccgccaaGCACTAGCCGCCCGCCAGCCGCCCGCCAGCTGCCCGCCAGCTGCCAGCCAGCTTCGGTCGGGGACTGTTCTACATAACTGTGCATTGTAGATTGTCAGATATGCTATTTCCTAATTGAAGGAGATGGatttaaaacttttgaatacGATTGCATTTTATTGATTCTGGTGATCGATGAGCGCCAATTCAAGACGAGGACTAGCTTACGATAGGTGTATGGGTGTTTGTTGGCTTCATTCTGTAGCATTGTCGGTGTGCACGTTAAAAGGTAGATTAGGTAATTCCGTAGTGGACAAGATATGCTTTAAAGGAATGTGTAATGCACGGCTCATTAGAGATAAGTTTGGTAGttattccatatttatattaaggtcACTGAAAACAGCATCCTTACCGCAAATAATTTGCAATATTATGTTGAATAATTAGTTAccgttgtatttaaatatgtatggtATACATAAGTTGGGcatgacaatttattattacattttattcaattattataccTATGGGACACACATTAAACTTGCTGTGATATACAGTGATCTCAAGCTCACACCTATATCACTAAAGAGGTTTCGTCACTTTGcgctatgataatattaatatttttttttactacactAGTGAAATTGTAATCTTACCCTGAGTTCCTTACCAGTTAACTACGTTACTTTTACTGAATTACTCTCGAACATGGAAATAGCTATAATTACTTTGTTATCagcatatttattacaaaattttaaatggttaatattgatCATATGAATtgcattcttattttattaaaggcaagacgttaaaagattattttgctAAATATAGTTATAGTCTGTGATGCTGATTGAAGGAGCAATGCTTTACTTTTGTACTGTgattatatgtttgtatgtaagttaCTTTGTGTTATGATAAacacaaacataattataactttCCCATTAAGGCAAagccttttattaaaatatgagtagtttatttttgtataaatattattagaatgcttattatatttgctttgtaatgtattatttaaattagttattaattattgatcaCACAACAGGATCGCAGGTGTAATCTGAATAATTTAGaatgtaattttatgaaaataatttattaccactgtgattattaaacatatttgtttgaaaatgacatatattttttatttagtttcccAGTTCCTTGATGCTAACTTGTCACTTTATTTTTCTCTACCGCCGCCCATTGACATTgacaataagaaatattaaccatccctgacattgccaatgcgccaccaaccttggtatctaagatgttatgtcccttgtacctgtagttccactggctcacattcccatcaaaccggaacaacagGATTGCTCTCAGACAAAAAAACGAGGAGATCTCGCGAGTTTAACGATACATTTCTTGTATAACTAACCAACTAGCATTGAACCCGAAAGGGCCTTTTCAGCGGCTGGTTATCTGGCCAACAAAATAGAAGAAAGCCGTTTAGCAAACGTCTCTGGACATTTTGTGCTTCTTAAGTACTTAACTCTActactttcaaaataatttgtaataatgacttatgatttatatttgaaactgaacatatctttcattttattggtatattttgttaattgatcTGTATTTTCTAATGGTTCTACTAAGTAGATATAGTTTCATTTAATTGATAAGTAATAATATCTCAGATTAATAGTCAACTTAACTTATATGataagtttcataaaaaaatgtgattttaaaaGAGAAGactttttctttcatttattatttaatagatcgTCAAAGTTTACTACATACTTAtaagtttgttaaaaaattatacacagaTACGTCAAACAATGTTTGATGCATAAGtctattgaaaaaattataatatagcaaaaaaaaCACACCTCAACAACAAAAGGCGAGATCTCGCAGTATTGTTATTCAATAAACTCGCGGGATCTCGTTTGAGCCCCAATCTCCCGAGTTTTGCATTCCCTACCTACCACCTAGTACTCGCCACTTAATTTTCTTCTTAGTATTTCGAAGATTAACATCACACTTCCATTTAAAAGTCTTGGATTTAGTGAGGCGTTCTAATGATAAGACTCCATTTTTGCTTTAAATCTAGTCGTATTCATGATCATAGGTATACCGCTACAATCCGTAAGCTCAACTGATTcgcgtataatataaaataaaaatattatttcaggtAAAATCactataactatataattaaataaaaatcagagCACCTACGTCTCGGTTCTATGTATAAACGCAATAAACCCAAACATTACTAAACGGATTGTTATATGGTTTTTATCAATAGACGAAGTTATTTACGAGGAAAGTTTACGTGTTTAATTCACCAAGGCTTAATTTAAACTAGTTATtgcccgcggtttcgctcgcgttttaggggttagttgtcatgtgttaggcaaaaaagtagtctatgtccttccttaaagtttaagtttgcttcataccaaatttcgttaaatttagttcattgggttggctgtgaaagagcgacagacagagttactttcacatttataatattagtagaagtAGATTTGTATATATTGAATGTGTCAGCAAAAAATCGTGCCGATTGAGAGTTTTACTGACGTGCGCTGCATAAATCAATAGTCAAATGTAAGgcggtataaatattttatgtagaccAGGTTCttggtaaattaaaaacctATGACGTTAAGTATTTTTCGGGAAATgaaaaacagtaaatatttttatattattatataatatggtaATTGAACAGTATAATTCAAGTATTAAAAACTATGTTTCATCATCTTCCATTTTTTCATCTTCAACAACTTTTTCGTCATCACTGGCTTCATCATCACTAGGCATATCAAGGTCTTTGTGAAATCCTTTCCCTTTAGTCCAATGACATTTAATAACCACTTTAAATTTAGCCATCTGAATACCAAGGAGTTTCAGTATACTTGCTTGTTCTGGTGTTAATGGTGCATCTTTTTTACAAacctaaataacaaaaaatttaaaatttaaataccaataaaaaaataatgctacaGAAATTTAAGTCACTGATTATTCACTAATAAATATGGGTAGATGAATGTATATGCTTGCATATCTGCTTAGGTGGGTGTACCCTCAGTGGGGAGTAAGTAAAATGAACTATTCATCCTAACAATATTTCtatgttctgatttgaaggttGAGAGCTGCGTAAGTACACATACACATAGGACATCTTTTGTTCCATAATTTGTGGACTGTTTATGGTGGAAATTCCTACAATGCCCTATATGTTCTTATATTACCCATTGTCTATGGGAAAATGTTCCCAAATTGGAACTAATTCATTCTTATGTTAagtcaaagtatatttttgatatgttttttttgtattctttcaataattataataattgtttatttttacctgatattctttaattaaattaataacacccCTTTCTAGAGTTGTGGGTAGTCCAAGTCTTCTCAGATGAGGTTCTATAGTATGTGAAAAATCTTCTAGTGGCCCTTGTGGTAAGATTACATCACGATTTGCAATAAATCCAGCCCTTGCATATTCTGTTTCACGAAATGTTTTAAACCATTCCAACACCTCACTAACATCTCTATTTGTCATTAATAAACCACATTGACCTTTTAACTTTTTTGAGAGCtggtaaaagaaaataatgaataaaaacctAATTTACAATACCACTATTTATAGAAACATCAACAGTATATTCATAGAGCATGAAatataactcaaataaaaaGCTTTagattagtaatatataaaaaaaaaatgacttaccAAATTGAGCTGATCTTCCACTTCATCGCTTTTTGTTCTTCCAAGAGCTACGGCCATGACTTTGTTTTTGCCAAAGAAAAATCTAGAATCTTTCCAATCATTACGCAAGTCTTTCAATGTTGTATTACGCATATTGTCGACAGTAAAGAGAAATATGTGTTCATATTTGGAAAgtgtatttcttatttcttcAATAGTTTTCTGTTTGAGAAGAAGTCCTTTTTTGTTGGTTTTGGTTAATgatactgtaataaaaaaattatttaaagtgtatttatttacaacagtTGATATGACAAAAGACATCCTATCGTCATATAAACTAAAAAGAATGTTATTGATGATTTCTATTACATACTAGCAAAACTTATTTAAAGGTTGGTGGGTTGGTAAATATGACATGACAGAATTTTATCTAAAAGATGAA
Proteins encoded:
- the LOC125064574 gene encoding mRNA turnover protein 4 homolog codes for the protein MPKSKRDKKVSLTKTNKKGLLLKQKTIEEIRNTLSKYEHIFLFTVDNMRNTTLKDLRNDWKDSRFFFGKNKVMAVALGRTKSDEVEDQLNLLSKKLKGQCGLLMTNRDVSEVLEWFKTFRETEYARAGFIANRDVILPQGPLEDFSHTIEPHLRRLGLPTTLERGVINLIKEYQVCKKDAPLTPEQASILKLLGIQMAKFKVVIKCHWTKGKGFHKDLDMPSDDEASDDEKVVEDEKMEDDET